A window of Emcibacter sp. SYSU 3D8 genomic DNA:
GATTACGACGACATGGTTGCCGTCGCCGGAGGTCTGGAGCGCGCCTCACCGGCGACCTTGCGGCGGTTGAAGAGGGCGATGGGCTTTCTGGCGCCTCCCAGGCCGTTCGACCGGGATGCGGGTGTGCGCGAGAGAGACGCTCTGCTCGCCCGGGCCGAAACATGAATGAAACCCTCTATCTGATCTCGGCCGCCATTATCCCCGTAGTGCTGGCGATCACCGTGCACGAGGTCGCGCACGGCTTCGTCGCCCGGCAGCACGGCGACGATACCGCCGCGCGGGCAGGGCGGCTTACGCTCAATCCGCTGCGCCATGTGGACCCTTTCGGCACCGTCCTGCTGCCGGGAATACTGCTGCTCACCGGCTTGCCGCCTTTCGGCTTCGCCAAGCCGGTGCCGGTGAATTTCATGAACCTCGAAAATCCCAAGCGCGACATGGTGTGGGTGGCGGCGGCCGGGCCGGCCGTGAACCTTTTCATGGCCATTGGCTGGGCGATCCTGTCGAATCTGGGGGCCTACATGTCCGGCGACCTCCAGATCTGGTTCGCCGACATGGCGCAGATCGGCATCGCGGCCAATGTGGTGCTCATGGTGTTCAACATGATCCCGTTGCCGCCGCTGGACGGGGGACGGGTGGCGGTGGGGTTGCTGCCTCATGCACTGGCCAGGCCGCTGGCGCAGACGGAAAGATATGGCCTGCTCATCATCTTCGGCCTGCTCCTCGTGCCGTCGCTGATCAATGCCGCGTTCGGCACCAATTGGCACCCGGTGTGGGCAATCATCCAACCGGTGGTGAAATTCCTGTATACTGCGATCGACAAGATGTTCCTGTTCGTCTGAGGCATGAATGAGCGACCCTTCGGGCAGCGTCATTTCCTTCGAGGAGCCGTCCCGTCCGGTGGTGGATCAGTTCGTGCTGAACATCGACGGATGGGAAGGGCCGCTCGACGTGCTGCTGATGCTGGCCCGAAGCCAGAAGGTGGACCTGGCAGCCATCTCGATCCTGCAACTTGCCGAACAATATCTGCAGTTCATCGCCGCCGCGCACCGGATCCGGCTGGAACTTGCCGCCGACTACCTGGTGATGGCGGCATGGCTTGCTTACCTGAAATCTCGCCTGCTCCTGCCCGAGGAAGCGTCCGGCGACGAACCCACCGGCGAGGATCTGGCGGCGCAGCTGGCGTTTCGCCTGCGCCGTCTCGAGGCCATGCGGGGACGCGCCTCGGTGCTGATGTCGCGCCACCGGGTGGGCCGGGATGTCTTCCTGCGCGGCATGCCCGAAGGTATCAGGGTGATCCGCAAGTCGGCCTATATCGCCGACCTCTATGGACTGTTGCGGGCCTATGCGGCGCTGAAGGCGCGCGGCGAGAACAGTGATTACCAGGTGCGCCGCCGGCCGGTGTTCACCATGGAAGAGGCGTTG
This region includes:
- a CDS encoding ScpA family protein is translated as MSDPSGSVISFEEPSRPVVDQFVLNIDGWEGPLDVLLMLARSQKVDLAAISILQLAEQYLQFIAAAHRIRLELAADYLVMAAWLAYLKSRLLLPEEASGDEPTGEDLAAQLAFRLRRLEAMRGRASVLMSRHRVGRDVFLRGMPEGIRVIRKSAYIADLYGLLRAYAALKARGENSDYQVRRRPVFTMEEALRRLERLVGFVPDWTSLRQFLPAGESDPALSRSALASTFAAALEYTRQGKLELHQTETFGPLMIRSRVRAAGQDE
- a CDS encoding site-2 protease family protein translates to MNETLYLISAAIIPVVLAITVHEVAHGFVARQHGDDTAARAGRLTLNPLRHVDPFGTVLLPGILLLTGLPPFGFAKPVPVNFMNLENPKRDMVWVAAAGPAVNLFMAIGWAILSNLGAYMSGDLQIWFADMAQIGIAANVVLMVFNMIPLPPLDGGRVAVGLLPHALARPLAQTERYGLLIIFGLLLVPSLINAAFGTNWHPVWAIIQPVVKFLYTAIDKMFLFV